Proteins encoded within one genomic window of Oncorhynchus tshawytscha isolate Ot180627B linkage group LG02, Otsh_v2.0, whole genome shotgun sequence:
- the LOC112244848 gene encoding calcium/calmodulin-dependent protein kinase type 1D-like isoform X2, translating into MTTQCAGCDDRATMGRKEITCSWKKVINNIRDVFEFKKALGSGSFSEVYLVREKKTGNLYALKCLKKKHLSCSKLENEITVLKKIRHDNVVGLEDFYETRTHYYLVMQLVSGGELFDRIIDRGVYTEKDASCLVHQVLEAVNYLHENSIVHRDLKPENLLYFNSDENSKIMISDFGLSKMSDHGVMSTACGTPGYVAPEVLAQKPYSKAVDCWSIGVITYILLCGYPPFFEDNETRLFSKIMRADYAFHSPFWDNISESAKDFIRNMMQKHPKKRFSTEQALRHPWIIGKTARDQDIYESVSMQIQKNFAKSKWRQAFNATAAINRMKKLQLAHADPDAPLPPIPCNSQNTQQGVNNITAKDTNGNPPIPVTPPEVQCRGLRASHSEPKHTPVVMETCNAENCSSFEAAKSCDAIDRATNRNGHTMQTGVCSVM; encoded by the exons atgacaacacaat GTGCCGGCTGTGACGACAGAGCCACCATGGGTCGCAAAGAAATAACCTGCAGTTGGAAGAAAGTCATCAACAATATCAGAGATGTGTTCGAATTCAAAAAAGCGCTGGGATC GGGTTCGTTCTCCGAGGTGTATCTGGTGAGAGAAAAGAAGACTGGAAACCTCTATGCCCTGAAGTGTCTGAAGAAAAAACACCTCAGCTGTAGCAAGCTAGAGAACGAGATCACTGTGCTGAAgaa gATAAGGCACGACAATGTGGTTGGATTGGAAGACTTCTATGAAACTCGGACACACTACTACCTTGTCATGCAGCT GGTGTCTGGTGGGGAACTGTTTGACCGTATCATAGATCGGGGGGTGTACACAGAGAAGGATGCCAGCTGTCTGGTTCACCAAGTGCTGGAGGCTGTCAACTACCTTCACGAGAACAGCATAGTGCACAGGGACCTCAAg CCAGAGAACCTACTATACTTCAACTCAGATGAGAACTCCAAGATCATGATCAGTGACTTCGGCCTGTCCAAGATGTCCGACCACGGAGTGATGTCCACGGCCTGCGGCACGCCAggatatgttg CCCCTGAAGTTCTGGCTCAGAAACCCTACAGCAAGGCAGTGGACTGCTGGTCCATAGGAGTCATCACATACATCCT gcTGTGCGGCTATCCTCCGTTCTTTGAGGACAACGAGACACGTCTGTTCTCTAAGATCATGAGGGCCGACTACGCTTTCCACTCGCCCTTCTGGGATAACATCTCAGAGTCAG CGAAGGACTTCATCCGGAACATGATGCAGAAGCACCCTAAGAAACGTTTCAGCACAGAACAGGCCCTCAGACACCCCTG GATCATTGGGAAGACAGCGAGGGATCAGGACATCTATGAATCAGTCAGCATGCAGATCCAGAAGAACTTTGCCAagtccaaatggagg CAAGCCTTCAACGCCACGGCAGCCATCAACCGCATGAAGAAGCTGCAGTTGGCCCACGCCGACCCTGATGCCCCTCTCCCACCTATCCCCTGCAACTCCCAGAATACTCAGCAGGGCGTCAACAACATCACCGCCAAGGACACCAATGGCAACCCCCCAATCCCAGTGACCCCTCCGGAGGTGCAGTGCCGGGGCCTGAGAGCCAGTCACAGCGAGCCCAAGCACACGCCGGTCGTTATGGAGACATGTAACGCAGAGAATTGTTCCTCATTCGAGGCAGCTAAGAG CTGTGATGCCATTGACAGGGCGACCAATAGGAATGGGCACACCATGCAGACTGGGGTGTGTTCTGTTATGTGA
- the LOC112244848 gene encoding calcium/calmodulin-dependent protein kinase type 1D-like isoform X3, producing MGRKEITCSWKKVINNIRDVFEFKKALGSGSFSEVYLVREKKTGNLYALKCLKKKHLSCSKLENEITVLKKIRHDNVVGLEDFYETRTHYYLVMQLVSGGELFDRIIDRGVYTEKDASCLVHQVLEAVNYLHENSIVHRDLKPENLLYFNSDENSKIMISDFGLSKMSDHGVMSTACGTPGYVAPEVLAQKPYSKAVDCWSIGVITYILLCGYPPFFEDNETRLFSKIMRADYAFHSPFWDNISESAKDFIRNMMQKHPKKRFSTEQALRHPWIIGKTARDQDIYESVSMQIQKNFAKSKWRQAFNATAAINRMKKLQLAHADPDAPLPPIPCNSQNTQQGVNNITAKDTNGNPPIPVTPPEVQCRGLRASHSEPKHTPVVMETCNAENCSSFEAAKSCDAIDRATNRNGHTMQTGVCSVM from the exons ATGGGTCGCAAAGAAATAACCTGCAGTTGGAAGAAAGTCATCAACAATATCAGAGATGTGTTCGAATTCAAAAAAGCGCTGGGATC GGGTTCGTTCTCCGAGGTGTATCTGGTGAGAGAAAAGAAGACTGGAAACCTCTATGCCCTGAAGTGTCTGAAGAAAAAACACCTCAGCTGTAGCAAGCTAGAGAACGAGATCACTGTGCTGAAgaa gATAAGGCACGACAATGTGGTTGGATTGGAAGACTTCTATGAAACTCGGACACACTACTACCTTGTCATGCAGCT GGTGTCTGGTGGGGAACTGTTTGACCGTATCATAGATCGGGGGGTGTACACAGAGAAGGATGCCAGCTGTCTGGTTCACCAAGTGCTGGAGGCTGTCAACTACCTTCACGAGAACAGCATAGTGCACAGGGACCTCAAg CCAGAGAACCTACTATACTTCAACTCAGATGAGAACTCCAAGATCATGATCAGTGACTTCGGCCTGTCCAAGATGTCCGACCACGGAGTGATGTCCACGGCCTGCGGCACGCCAggatatgttg CCCCTGAAGTTCTGGCTCAGAAACCCTACAGCAAGGCAGTGGACTGCTGGTCCATAGGAGTCATCACATACATCCT gcTGTGCGGCTATCCTCCGTTCTTTGAGGACAACGAGACACGTCTGTTCTCTAAGATCATGAGGGCCGACTACGCTTTCCACTCGCCCTTCTGGGATAACATCTCAGAGTCAG CGAAGGACTTCATCCGGAACATGATGCAGAAGCACCCTAAGAAACGTTTCAGCACAGAACAGGCCCTCAGACACCCCTG GATCATTGGGAAGACAGCGAGGGATCAGGACATCTATGAATCAGTCAGCATGCAGATCCAGAAGAACTTTGCCAagtccaaatggagg CAAGCCTTCAACGCCACGGCAGCCATCAACCGCATGAAGAAGCTGCAGTTGGCCCACGCCGACCCTGATGCCCCTCTCCCACCTATCCCCTGCAACTCCCAGAATACTCAGCAGGGCGTCAACAACATCACCGCCAAGGACACCAATGGCAACCCCCCAATCCCAGTGACCCCTCCGGAGGTGCAGTGCCGGGGCCTGAGAGCCAGTCACAGCGAGCCCAAGCACACGCCGGTCGTTATGGAGACATGTAACGCAGAGAATTGTTCCTCATTCGAGGCAGCTAAGAG CTGTGATGCCATTGACAGGGCGACCAATAGGAATGGGCACACCATGCAGACTGGGGTGTGTTCTGTTATGTGA
- the LOC112244803 gene encoding uncharacterized protein LOC112244803: protein MLSKGQIKMTPGTVREIMCTTIQCTLYKWKQSPVDHPTLPVACPGCHLHRRAQKAAMTLNQITFPLLGAGEQNRAVRKVGSCIFHRAGTVLTLHTTLPNTGTMSAQPPAKEAAPCEYTGILGDSSESDQEPSPEDQLAASWENLPILERLGLSIGTEMTEEEVESAFTQLALAFRCNQYTLAQRLQAEEHDRTVAQENLNLELESARDTLRSLRGRCVDAERSEMLSCIEASLGTVLDGVSDIIAAAEMLGVVHQEARVCCSVEIMEVHVEHLKRQHAVESAELLETRKRLHRSRGRNHSDSEEGDVRNRFVRRDSLQTLTRRRVSVTLIPTGSQLSDLETKFQEGCRAGADTDSQGPEVGSVNQASRPPEMMSPLAIPSPHSTLLIRQSSTQSSQSLEDESERAPHTSSLQMTLRHRRRSAVLEREAEAEGSGVESATGSRAGSIVGTAEPSELSMAESVFTSEPRVVLSEQNPRASWLSYCLWVLVVLLLLALSFFILLGFLLWGLRVPHHSPSF, encoded by the exons ATGTTAAGCAAGGGTCAGATAAAAATGACCCCTGGCACAGTCAGAGAAATAATGTGTACAACTATACAATGCACGTTATATAAATGGAAGCAGTCTCCTGTTGACCACCCTACCCTGCCTGTTGCGTGCCCTGGCTGTCACCTCCACCGTAGGGCACAGAAAGCCGCCATGACACTTAATCAGATTACGTTTCCTCTGCTCGGAGCAGGAGAGCAGAATCGGG caGTGAGGAAGGTGGGAAGTTGTATTTTCCATAGGGCTGGTACTGTACTCACCCTCCATACCACTCTGCCCAACACTGGGACCATGAGTGCACAG CCCCCTGCTAAGGAGGCCGCTCCCTGTGAGTATACTGGCATACTAGGGGACAGCTCGGAGTCTGACCAAG AGCCCAGTCCAGAGGACCAGCTGGCTGCCTCCTGGGAGAACCTTCCTATACTGGAAAGACTGGGCCTCAGCAT TGGTACAGAGATGActgaagaggaggtagag AGTGCATTTACCCAGCTGGCTCTGGCGTTCCGTTGTAACCAGTACACCCTGGCCCAGAGACTGCAGGCTGAGGAACACGACAGAACCGTGGCCCAGGAGAACCTCAACCTGGAACTGGAGAGTGCCAGAGACACTCTGCGG tctctgagAGGTAGGTGTGTAGACGCTGAGCGGTCAGAGATGCTGAGTTGTATCGAGGCCAGTCTAGGCACCGTGCTGGACGGCGTGAGTGACATCATCGCTGCTGCTGAGATGCTGGGGGTCGTGCACCAG GAAGCAcgtgtgtgttgttctgtggaAATTATGGAGGTTCATGTGGAACACCTGAAGCGTCAACATGCTGTGGAGAGCGCTGAGCTGCTGGAGACCAGAAAGCGGCTCCACCGCAGCCGGGGCAGGAATCACAGTGACTCAG AGGAAGGAGACGTCAGGAATCGGTTTGTCAGACGAGACTCCCTACAG ACCCTCACTCGGCGACGAGTCAGCGTAACACTAATCCCAACGGGGTCCCAG CTCAGCGACCTAGAAACCAAGTTCCAGGAGGGTTGCAGGGCTGGTGCTGACACTGACAGCCAGGGGCCAGAAGTAGGCAGTGTGAACCAAGCCAGCAG ACCCCCTGAGATGATGTCCCCCCTGGCAATCCCATCCCCCCACTCCACCCTCCTCATTAGACAGAGCTCCACACAGAGCTCCCAGAGCCTGGAggacgagagcgagagagccccTCACACCAG TTCCCTGCAGATGACGCTGCGTCACAGGCGGAGGTCTGCCGTCCTGGAGCGTGAGGCCGAAGCTGAGGGGTCAGGGGTGGAGTCAGCAACGGGGTCAAGAGCAGGGTCAATAGTTGGCACAGCCGAGCCCAGTGAGCTCTCTATGGCCGAATCGGTATTCACCTCAGAGCC GCGAGTGGTTCTGTCAGAGCAGAATCCCCGAGCTTCCTGGCTGTCTTACTGTCTCTGGGTCCTGGTGGTACTGCTCCTCTtggctctctctttcttcatcttgCTGGGGTTCCTACTCTGGGGCCTGAGGGTTCCTCACCACAGCCCTAGCTTCTGA
- the LOC112244790 gene encoding 60S ribosomal protein L10a: protein MSKVSRDMLYEVVKEVQAGSLAKPRKFTESVELQISLKNYDPQKDKRFSGTVRLKTTPRPKFSVCILGDQQHCDEAKAAELPHMDIEALKKLNKNKKMVKKLAKKYDAFLASESLIKQIPRILGPGLNKAGKFPSLLTHNENLNIKVDEVKSTIKFQMKKVLCLAVAVGHVKMSEEELVYNIHLAVNFLVSLLKKNWQNVRALYVKSTMGKPQRLY, encoded by the exons ATGAG CAAGGTATCCAGGGATATGCTCTATGAGGTGGTCAAGGAGGTCCAGGCGGGATCTCTGGCCAAGCCACGCAA GTTCACTGAATCCGTAGAACTCCAGATCAGCTTGAAGAACTACGATCCCCAGAAGGACAAGCGTTTCTCTGGCACCGTCAG ACTGAAGACCACCCCCAGGCCCAAGTTCTCTGTGTGCATCCTGGGAGACCAGCAGCATTGTGATGAGGCAAAGGCTGCAGAGCTGCCACACATGGACATTGAGGCCCTCAAAAAGCTCAACAAGAACAAGAAAATGGTGAAGAAGCTGG CAAAGAAGTACGATGCCTTCCTGGCCTCTGAGTCTCTCATCAAACAGATCCCTCGTATCCTGGGGCCTGGGCTCAACAAGGCTGGcaagttcccctctctcctcacccacaACGAGAACCTCAACATCAAGGTTGATGAGGTTAAGTCCACCATCAAGTTTCAGATGAAGAAG GTGCTGTGTCTGGCGGTGGCAGTGGGTCACGTGAAGATGTCTGAGGAAGAGCTGGTGTACAACATCCACCTGGCGGTTAACTTCCTGGTGTCTCTGCTGAAGAAGAACTGGCAGAACGTCCGTGCCCTCTACGTCAAGAGCACCATGGGAAAACCCCAGCGCCTCTACTAG
- the LOC112244848 gene encoding calcium/calmodulin-dependent protein kinase type 1D-like isoform X1, whose amino-acid sequence MASCEGAGCDDRATMGRKEITCSWKKVINNIRDVFEFKKALGSGSFSEVYLVREKKTGNLYALKCLKKKHLSCSKLENEITVLKKIRHDNVVGLEDFYETRTHYYLVMQLVSGGELFDRIIDRGVYTEKDASCLVHQVLEAVNYLHENSIVHRDLKPENLLYFNSDENSKIMISDFGLSKMSDHGVMSTACGTPGYVAPEVLAQKPYSKAVDCWSIGVITYILLCGYPPFFEDNETRLFSKIMRADYAFHSPFWDNISESAKDFIRNMMQKHPKKRFSTEQALRHPWIIGKTARDQDIYESVSMQIQKNFAKSKWRQAFNATAAINRMKKLQLAHADPDAPLPPIPCNSQNTQQGVNNITAKDTNGNPPIPVTPPEVQCRGLRASHSEPKHTPVVMETCNAENCSSFEAAKSCDAIDRATNRNGHTMQTGVCSVM is encoded by the exons ATGGCCTCTTGTGAAG GTGCCGGCTGTGACGACAGAGCCACCATGGGTCGCAAAGAAATAACCTGCAGTTGGAAGAAAGTCATCAACAATATCAGAGATGTGTTCGAATTCAAAAAAGCGCTGGGATC GGGTTCGTTCTCCGAGGTGTATCTGGTGAGAGAAAAGAAGACTGGAAACCTCTATGCCCTGAAGTGTCTGAAGAAAAAACACCTCAGCTGTAGCAAGCTAGAGAACGAGATCACTGTGCTGAAgaa gATAAGGCACGACAATGTGGTTGGATTGGAAGACTTCTATGAAACTCGGACACACTACTACCTTGTCATGCAGCT GGTGTCTGGTGGGGAACTGTTTGACCGTATCATAGATCGGGGGGTGTACACAGAGAAGGATGCCAGCTGTCTGGTTCACCAAGTGCTGGAGGCTGTCAACTACCTTCACGAGAACAGCATAGTGCACAGGGACCTCAAg CCAGAGAACCTACTATACTTCAACTCAGATGAGAACTCCAAGATCATGATCAGTGACTTCGGCCTGTCCAAGATGTCCGACCACGGAGTGATGTCCACGGCCTGCGGCACGCCAggatatgttg CCCCTGAAGTTCTGGCTCAGAAACCCTACAGCAAGGCAGTGGACTGCTGGTCCATAGGAGTCATCACATACATCCT gcTGTGCGGCTATCCTCCGTTCTTTGAGGACAACGAGACACGTCTGTTCTCTAAGATCATGAGGGCCGACTACGCTTTCCACTCGCCCTTCTGGGATAACATCTCAGAGTCAG CGAAGGACTTCATCCGGAACATGATGCAGAAGCACCCTAAGAAACGTTTCAGCACAGAACAGGCCCTCAGACACCCCTG GATCATTGGGAAGACAGCGAGGGATCAGGACATCTATGAATCAGTCAGCATGCAGATCCAGAAGAACTTTGCCAagtccaaatggagg CAAGCCTTCAACGCCACGGCAGCCATCAACCGCATGAAGAAGCTGCAGTTGGCCCACGCCGACCCTGATGCCCCTCTCCCACCTATCCCCTGCAACTCCCAGAATACTCAGCAGGGCGTCAACAACATCACCGCCAAGGACACCAATGGCAACCCCCCAATCCCAGTGACCCCTCCGGAGGTGCAGTGCCGGGGCCTGAGAGCCAGTCACAGCGAGCCCAAGCACACGCCGGTCGTTATGGAGACATGTAACGCAGAGAATTGTTCCTCATTCGAGGCAGCTAAGAG CTGTGATGCCATTGACAGGGCGACCAATAGGAATGGGCACACCATGCAGACTGGGGTGTGTTCTGTTATGTGA